The following are from one region of the Thermofilum sp. genome:
- a CDS encoding PDGLE domain-containing protein — protein MLGEIYRKYKRALLVALALVVVSPLFGIYLAELTGYHEPLDIAAEILGLSEVTEEVNWTPFLDYTVPGLPSWLGYIVSGLIGVALVLALGYLIVK, from the coding sequence ATGCTCGGGGAGATCTACCGGAAGTACAAGAGAGCGCTCCTGGTGGCTCTAGCTCTAGTTGTTGTCAGCCCCCTCTTCGGCATCTACTTAGCCGAGCTTACCGGCTACCACGAGCCGCTGGACATAGCTGCCGAGATACTGGGGTTGAGCGAAGTGACGGAAGAAGTCAACTGGACTCCCTTCCTGGACTACACGGTGCCAGGCTTGCCGAGCTGGCTCGGGTACATCGTCTCGGGGCTGATCGGTGTAGCCCTAGTTCTCGCCCTAGGCTACCTAATCGTCAAGTAG
- a CDS encoding energy-coupling factor ABC transporter permease — translation MHIPDGFLDPVTSAATYALFLGYGLLAVRKARIEKGESRHLVPVLAAGIFAAQMINWPLPGGTSLHFVGGALAGILLGPWLGFLAMALVLLVQTLVFHDGGITALGANMLNMAIIAVLAGYLVYRAFPARLKALGAFAAGWLSVTLAGLACGVELGLSSQFLYGLGVAVPVMAGWHAALGIIEGAITAAVYSYLRQRAPALLRG, via the coding sequence ATGCACATACCCGATGGTTTCCTCGACCCAGTGACCAGTGCTGCGACGTACGCTCTGTTTCTCGGCTACGGCCTGCTCGCTGTACGAAAAGCGAGGATCGAGAAGGGGGAGAGCAGGCACCTGGTCCCGGTTCTCGCAGCGGGCATCTTCGCAGCGCAGATGATCAACTGGCCTTTGCCTGGAGGCACGTCTCTTCACTTCGTTGGAGGGGCCCTGGCCGGCATCTTGCTGGGACCTTGGCTAGGCTTCCTCGCGATGGCTCTCGTCCTGCTGGTCCAGACGCTCGTCTTCCACGACGGGGGGATCACTGCTCTAGGCGCGAATATGCTCAACATGGCTATTATCGCGGTGCTGGCGGGCTACCTGGTGTACAGGGCTTTTCCAGCGCGCTTGAAAGCGCTGGGGGCTTTCGCTGCTGGATGGCTTAGCGTAACGCTGGCAGGTCTAGCTTGCGGAGTTGAGCTCGGGCTGTCCAGCCAGTTCCTCTACGGCCTAGGGGTCGCTGTCCCCGTCATGGCTGGGTGGCACGCCGCGCTGGGAATCATTGAGGGAGCGATAACAGCTGCTGTTTACTCGTACCTCAGGCAGCGCGCGCCGGCCCTGCTGAGGGGGTGA
- a CDS encoding UbiA family prenyltransferase — MGRAKGWFIATRPWSFTMTFVSVTGAAAYAYTTTGVFDVLLYLATLVGVLLLHAAANVLNDYYDTKRGVDVPGAPTTVYRPHPVITGFASLSEVRNFGLALLAGGLSIALALTLLRAYVVLLLALVGVVLLFTYSGPPGLKYRSLGELGVFLSWGVFMWVGTFYVLTGVLDAAPALAGAPVGALVAAVLTANNLRDIEFDRSRGAITLAVRLGRERGLAFYTAEILLGYVAVLALALAGLVPLYTLLVLLTLPSALRIIKEFRKRIPENADPITAQLTQTFGLLYIAGILLGKIFPVAF, encoded by the coding sequence ATGGGCAGGGCAAAGGGCTGGTTCATCGCGACCAGGCCATGGTCCTTTACGATGACGTTCGTCTCGGTGACTGGAGCCGCCGCTTACGCCTACACCACAACCGGTGTTTTCGACGTGCTCCTCTATCTCGCGACGCTCGTGGGCGTGCTGCTGCTTCACGCTGCCGCGAACGTCCTCAACGATTACTACGATACAAAGAGGGGTGTCGACGTCCCCGGCGCACCCACTACGGTTTACAGACCCCACCCCGTTATCACGGGCTTCGCTTCTCTCAGCGAGGTGAGGAACTTCGGCCTCGCCCTGCTCGCTGGCGGGCTCAGCATCGCTCTAGCTCTAACTCTGCTGAGAGCCTACGTGGTTCTCCTGCTTGCTCTCGTGGGCGTAGTGCTGCTATTCACGTACTCCGGCCCTCCGGGCTTAAAGTACAGGTCTCTCGGCGAGCTGGGCGTGTTCCTGAGCTGGGGCGTGTTCATGTGGGTAGGCACGTTCTACGTGCTCACTGGAGTGCTCGACGCGGCGCCAGCTCTCGCAGGGGCCCCTGTGGGGGCTCTCGTGGCAGCTGTGCTCACCGCGAACAACCTTAGGGATATCGAGTTCGATAGAAGCCGGGGAGCTATAACGCTCGCAGTGCGCTTAGGTAGAGAGCGGGGTCTAGCCTTCTACACGGCTGAGATACTTCTCGGCTACGTGGCGGTCCTGGCTCTCGCGCTGGCAGGCTTGGTGCCCCTCTACACTCTTCTCGTGCTTCTAACCCTACCCAGCGCGCTAAGAATCATCAAGGAGTTCAGGAAGAGGATACCCGAGAACGCGGACCCCATAACGGCGCAGCTTACACAGACGTTCGGCTTACTCTACATCGCGGGTATTCTTCTCGGGAAAATCTTCCCGGTGGCTTTCTAA
- the cyoE gene encoding heme o synthase produces MTLVRDLSQLFKIKQTLLLLLTGVFAYVAGSHGRIDFTTLLLTSLSIFLSVSGTTGFNMVLDADIDAAMFRTRGRPLPAGRMTKREATAASASALAAGLLLAYAVNPFVLVAGLMGFLIDILAYTVLLKRSSPWSVVVGGFAGGMPALGGWAAATGGFGTGGLLLMLLVALWSCAHIWSLATYYSEDYRRAGVPMLPVVYGDKAGVVGSLAAVLAIAIVTLLLVPAGLLGPGGAVVSLAILSLSAGLLAKALKTGEFKVHAYKAFKVVNMYMAVVFLCVAVNSVLMF; encoded by the coding sequence ATGACACTGGTAAGAGACCTTTCACAGCTATTCAAGATCAAGCAGACGCTTCTGCTGCTCTTGACGGGGGTTTTCGCGTACGTTGCAGGCAGCCACGGGAGAATCGACTTCACCACGCTGCTTTTAACCTCGCTCTCAATTTTCCTATCGGTTTCGGGGACTACCGGCTTTAACATGGTTCTCGACGCGGACATTGACGCGGCGATGTTCCGGACGCGCGGTAGACCCCTCCCAGCGGGCAGAATGACGAAGCGGGAGGCAACAGCTGCGAGCGCTTCCGCTCTGGCCGCGGGGCTGCTGCTCGCCTATGCCGTGAACCCTTTCGTGCTGGTAGCCGGGCTCATGGGGTTTTTGATCGACATTCTAGCCTACACTGTTCTGCTGAAGCGTAGTAGCCCGTGGAGCGTCGTGGTAGGGGGCTTCGCGGGAGGAATGCCGGCGCTAGGTGGGTGGGCCGCAGCTACGGGAGGCTTCGGCACCGGGGGGTTGCTGCTGATGCTGCTGGTAGCTTTATGGAGCTGCGCGCACATATGGTCCCTCGCGACCTACTACTCCGAGGATTACAGGAGAGCGGGTGTCCCCATGCTGCCGGTGGTCTACGGCGACAAAGCCGGCGTCGTGGGCTCGCTTGCCGCCGTCCTCGCAATTGCTATAGTAACGCTTCTGCTTGTGCCCGCAGGCCTCCTCGGACCTGGGGGGGCTGTCGTTTCGCTCGCAATACTCTCCTTGAGCGCTGGGCTGCTGGCGAAGGCTTTGAAGACAGGCGAGTTCAAAGTACACGCTTACAAGGCGTTCAAGGTGGTTAACATGTACATGGCTGTCGTGTTCCTGTGCGTAGCTGTCAACAGCGTTTTAATGTTTTAA
- a CDS encoding MFS transporter: MTLRKLADSYKRLPRNIKVLALGWLVWSPTQAMAGPYTQLYLSELGANPEKISAVQSAHNVANAIARLVGGYYADKQGRKKLIWQGTVLVALTYVVMAAVANWAVYAAAFIANGFALYYQPALESIQADSVSMLLRGRTYALLNFLSGALTSVAPAAGAALVSTFGLMDGVRIAFAVSAITGFAIAAARYAWLEETLSEAGTKESIVRAYVEALRETRREVKGILSVDLALNFTGGLTVLSTYYTFYHLGLDAAYVGLLSAAGGLAGLAANIPAGYVVDKKGRGYALQLGLHLGTLSLLIFVLTPPRSSATLALLLASSLVGSVGGPFYGLAYSALRADLVPERSRGRVYAILGLPPAAAWSIGALLGGWLYSAVGPRAPFAASLALRVALTPLLLTVVRSLTRSVDSVVVAANGAR, encoded by the coding sequence GTGACCCTGAGAAAGCTCGCGGACAGCTACAAGAGGCTGCCGAGGAACATCAAGGTTCTAGCGCTCGGCTGGCTGGTGTGGTCCCCCACCCAGGCGATGGCGGGACCCTACACTCAGCTGTACCTGAGCGAGCTGGGAGCGAATCCCGAGAAGATTTCCGCGGTTCAGTCGGCGCACAACGTGGCTAACGCTATCGCTAGGCTCGTGGGAGGCTACTACGCGGACAAGCAAGGTAGGAAGAAGCTGATCTGGCAGGGAACAGTTCTCGTAGCGCTAACATACGTAGTTATGGCTGCCGTGGCTAACTGGGCTGTCTACGCTGCCGCCTTTATCGCTAACGGCTTCGCTCTCTACTACCAGCCAGCGCTTGAGAGCATTCAAGCCGACTCGGTCAGCATGCTGCTGAGGGGCCGCACTTACGCTCTGCTGAACTTTCTCTCAGGAGCGCTAACGTCGGTAGCACCGGCGGCGGGAGCTGCGCTCGTCAGCACCTTCGGGTTGATGGACGGCGTGAGAATCGCTTTCGCAGTATCAGCGATAACGGGATTCGCGATCGCGGCCGCCAGGTACGCTTGGCTCGAGGAGACGCTGAGCGAGGCGGGAACCAAGGAGTCTATAGTTCGTGCGTACGTTGAAGCCCTGCGCGAGACGAGGAGAGAGGTGAAAGGCATCCTTTCGGTGGACCTCGCGTTGAACTTCACGGGAGGGTTAACGGTCCTCTCAACCTACTACACTTTCTACCATCTCGGCCTAGATGCGGCCTACGTCGGCCTCCTCTCGGCTGCCGGCGGGCTAGCAGGGCTCGCGGCAAACATCCCTGCAGGCTACGTGGTGGACAAGAAGGGGCGCGGCTACGCGCTGCAGCTGGGTCTTCACCTAGGGACGCTCTCGCTCCTAATCTTCGTCCTCACTCCTCCGAGGAGCAGCGCAACCCTCGCGCTCCTACTCGCCAGCAGCCTCGTGGGCTCGGTCGGCGGCCCCTTCTACGGGCTCGCCTACTCGGCGCTCCGCGCCGACCTGGTGCCGGAGAGGAGCAGGGGGAGGGTTTACGCCATACTTGGCCTTCCGCCCGCCGCAGCCTGGTCTATCGGCGCGCTGCTCGGAGGCTGGCTCTACAGCGCAGTAGGGCCCCGGGCCCCCTTCGCAGCATCTCTCGCTTTGAGAGTCGCGCTGACCCCCCTCCTACTCACTGTAGTGAGAAGCCTGACCAGGAGCGTCGACTCCGTGGTAGTTGCGGCTAACGGAGCACGCTAG
- a CDS encoding NAD+ synthase: MLPRIKADKVERLLTAGLRRYVLEEAGKRGGVVGVSGGVDSAVAAVLTARALGAENTLLLVLPSAATPREDIEDAMRVAEVAGVPERNIEVIDIEPLLRSFDERLGSMTPVERGNVAARIRMIILHQRGYRRGYLVVGSGDKSELLIGYFTKYGDGGVDVMPLGSLYKTWVRQLALHLGIPERIALKPSSPRLWPGQTAEGELGLSYEVIDEVLYLVFDRGLEPSEAAREAGVSEEVVERVMEMHRRSEHKRRPPPVLPLPLPDVLDF, from the coding sequence ATGCTGCCGAGGATCAAGGCGGATAAGGTTGAGCGGCTGCTCACCGCTGGTCTACGCAGGTACGTGCTCGAAGAGGCCGGGAAGAGGGGTGGCGTCGTCGGCGTAAGCGGTGGTGTAGACAGCGCAGTTGCGGCAGTTCTCACTGCTCGAGCCCTCGGAGCCGAGAACACCCTGCTGCTCGTACTCCCGTCGGCTGCCACCCCTAGAGAGGATATCGAGGACGCGATGCGCGTAGCTGAAGTAGCCGGCGTGCCAGAGCGGAACATCGAGGTAATCGACATCGAGCCCCTGCTCAGGAGCTTCGACGAAAGGCTGGGCAGCATGACTCCCGTCGAGAGGGGGAACGTCGCCGCGAGGATCCGTATGATCATCCTCCACCAGCGGGGGTACAGGCGAGGCTACCTCGTCGTAGGCAGCGGCGACAAGAGCGAGCTGCTGATAGGCTACTTCACGAAGTACGGTGACGGAGGGGTGGATGTGATGCCTCTGGGGAGCCTCTACAAGACCTGGGTCCGGCAGCTCGCCCTGCACTTAGGCATCCCTGAGCGCATTGCGCTCAAGCCGAGCAGCCCTAGGCTGTGGCCCGGGCAGACCGCGGAAGGGGAGCTGGGGCTGAGCTACGAGGTTATCGACGAGGTGCTGTACCTAGTCTTCGACAGGGGCTTGGAGCCGAGCGAGGCGGCGCGAGAAGCCGGAGTCAGCGAGGAGGTTGTCGAGCGGGTTATGGAGATGCATAGGAGGAGCGAGCACAAGAGGAGGCCTCCGCCCGTGCTGCCGCTGCCCCTGCCGGACGTCCTCGACTTCTAG
- the apgM gene encoding 2,3-bisphosphoglycerate-independent phosphoglycerate mutase, which translates to MKLVYLVLDGVADRPEDGPTSLEVAKKPALDAIARRARCGLMYAIERGVAPESDAAVMSILGYNPHEEYTGRGPLEAVGAGLSLREGYEVAFRANFATVDPDTRRIVDRRCGRNLSSEEARELARALDNLQLNVYDAYARVIATVGHRAVVVIGSRSFPLSDAVDNTDPAYEKRGYVSEARSSFEPFIARARPLDKSPEALRTAELVDMFTELSISILKNHPVNLRRAAEGKLPANAILLRDAGGRLPRLQSISAKFGLRFGAVAEMPVEVGISKVLGMEIASVPPPTEDKAADYAVRLEATLKLLDRVDAVYVHLKGPDEPGHDGDLKAKVKAIELIDQHYVSKLARELPSDAAILVTADHATPYTRKAHSGDPVPVVLAHEKLEPDGVKEFTERACAGGSLGVIEHGYQLLPTVLSLLGLRR; encoded by the coding sequence ATGAAGCTAGTTTACCTGGTATTGGACGGAGTGGCGGATAGGCCGGAGGACGGCCCCACCTCTCTAGAGGTTGCGAAGAAGCCCGCGCTCGACGCGATTGCAAGGCGGGCCCGCTGCGGCCTCATGTACGCGATTGAGCGCGGAGTAGCTCCCGAAAGCGATGCGGCTGTCATGTCGATTCTCGGCTACAACCCCCACGAGGAGTACACCGGCAGGGGTCCTCTGGAGGCTGTCGGCGCCGGGCTCTCGCTCCGGGAGGGCTACGAGGTCGCTTTCCGCGCCAACTTCGCGACGGTGGATCCGGATACGCGGAGAATCGTCGACAGAAGGTGCGGCAGGAACCTCTCCAGCGAGGAGGCGAGAGAGCTCGCCAGGGCGCTGGACAACCTCCAGCTCAACGTGTACGATGCTTACGCTCGCGTGATTGCGACGGTTGGGCACAGGGCTGTAGTTGTCATCGGGAGCAGGAGCTTCCCCCTCTCCGACGCGGTCGACAACACTGATCCAGCTTACGAGAAGAGGGGGTACGTCTCCGAGGCGAGGTCCTCCTTCGAGCCCTTCATCGCCAGGGCAAGGCCTCTCGATAAGTCTCCCGAGGCGCTTCGCACAGCGGAGCTCGTCGACATGTTCACTGAGCTGTCGATCAGCATCCTGAAGAACCACCCTGTCAATCTCAGGAGGGCTGCCGAAGGCAAGCTCCCGGCTAACGCTATACTGCTGAGAGACGCCGGGGGGAGGCTGCCCAGGCTGCAGAGCATCAGCGCCAAGTTCGGCCTTAGGTTCGGCGCAGTTGCCGAGATGCCTGTCGAGGTCGGGATCTCCAAAGTGCTGGGGATGGAGATTGCCAGCGTCCCGCCGCCTACAGAGGATAAGGCTGCCGACTACGCGGTCAGGCTCGAAGCCACATTGAAGCTCCTCGACAGGGTTGACGCCGTGTACGTGCACCTCAAAGGTCCGGACGAGCCGGGCCACGACGGGGACCTTAAAGCGAAGGTCAAGGCGATCGAGCTCATCGACCAGCACTACGTCTCGAAGCTTGCGAGAGAGCTGCCGAGCGACGCTGCGATCCTCGTCACGGCCGACCACGCGACGCCTTACACGAGGAAGGCGCACAGCGGCGACCCGGTGCCCGTCGTGCTTGCACACGAGAAGCTGGAGCCGGACGGCGTGAAGGAATTCACCGAGAGAGCTTGTGCCGGCGGTTCCTTGGGTGTGATCGAGCACGGCTACCAGCTCCTACCCACCGTGCTGTCCCTGCTGGGGTTGAGAAGGTAG
- a CDS encoding acylphosphatase yields the protein MAKLVRAHVYVSGYVQGVFFRASMREVAQQYGVKGWVRNLPDGRVEAVLEGEEDKVLKVIEWARRGPPLARVEDVQVVWEEYKGEFKDFRIRW from the coding sequence GTGGCAAAGCTGGTACGCGCGCACGTGTACGTTTCCGGCTACGTTCAGGGAGTCTTCTTTAGAGCTTCAATGCGCGAAGTCGCTCAGCAGTACGGCGTGAAAGGCTGGGTCCGCAACCTCCCCGACGGGCGCGTCGAGGCAGTGCTCGAAGGCGAGGAAGATAAAGTGCTGAAGGTTATCGAGTGGGCGAGGCGGGGACCGCCCCTCGCCAGGGTAGAAGACGTGCAGGTGGTTTGGGAGGAGTACAAGGGAGAGTTCAAGGACTTCAGGATAAGGTGGTAG
- a CDS encoding molybdopterin molybdotransferase MoeA, producing the protein MRKLHRVSEVLQQARSYAALPPTVRVPVQEALGRYSAELVVSSFKLPPWPKSVVDGYALRAEDAEAAGPSSPVALKLKPGVVRPGSEQRERLSPGEALMVETGAPLPEGADAVLPVEDAEEREGKLLVFRRVAKFENVSLPGEEYDEGLVIAEKGSRVTPAALGALILEGRRDILVYDLRARLLNVGDEIVRGTYFRPFTHYVIAAWLQHHGIRVEEISVAGDDEEEVKRWISRGEAYLTLLVGGTSMGGHDVTVKALESLHPEFLAHGFAVQPGKTACLAILKGRPILALSGLPVAAMSTLEIVLKPFLRELGLRLPEYPRVRARLTKRLTVKTGVVGFARVRVYEEGGILYAEPLMVGGSGSLASLLRGNGFVIVPEDVEGFDEGEAVEVQLYGEVAKRHG; encoded by the coding sequence TTGCGGAAGCTCCACAGAGTATCTGAAGTTCTCCAGCAGGCGCGCTCCTACGCAGCGTTACCGCCTACAGTGCGCGTACCGGTGCAGGAGGCGCTGGGCCGCTACTCAGCCGAGCTCGTGGTCAGTTCGTTCAAGCTGCCCCCGTGGCCGAAAAGCGTGGTTGACGGCTACGCTCTCAGAGCTGAAGACGCGGAGGCTGCGGGCCCCTCCTCTCCCGTCGCCCTGAAGCTGAAGCCGGGCGTGGTGAGGCCTGGGAGCGAGCAGCGGGAGAGGCTGAGCCCTGGGGAGGCTCTCATGGTCGAGACGGGCGCGCCACTCCCCGAGGGGGCGGACGCTGTCCTACCCGTCGAGGACGCTGAGGAGAGAGAGGGCAAACTGCTCGTTTTTAGAAGAGTTGCGAAGTTCGAGAATGTTTCGCTGCCGGGTGAGGAGTACGATGAAGGCTTAGTGATCGCTGAGAAGGGGTCGAGGGTGACGCCAGCCGCGCTCGGCGCGCTGATTCTCGAAGGCAGGCGGGATATCCTCGTCTACGACCTGCGCGCTAGGCTCCTGAACGTTGGCGACGAGATCGTGAGGGGAACCTACTTCAGGCCTTTCACCCACTACGTGATCGCGGCGTGGCTGCAGCACCACGGGATCCGCGTGGAGGAGATCTCGGTGGCTGGCGACGACGAGGAGGAGGTGAAGCGCTGGATCTCGAGAGGGGAAGCCTACCTCACGCTGCTGGTGGGCGGCACGTCGATGGGGGGCCACGACGTCACTGTGAAAGCGCTCGAGTCGCTGCACCCCGAGTTCCTGGCTCACGGCTTCGCCGTCCAGCCCGGGAAGACTGCTTGCCTCGCGATCCTGAAGGGCAGGCCCATCCTGGCGCTGAGCGGGCTACCCGTGGCAGCGATGTCCACGCTCGAGATCGTCCTCAAGCCCTTCCTCAGGGAGCTGGGGCTCAGGCTCCCGGAGTACCCGCGCGTACGCGCTCGGCTAACTAAGAGGCTAACCGTGAAGACGGGCGTGGTGGGCTTCGCTCGAGTCAGGGTCTACGAGGAGGGCGGCATACTCTACGCTGAGCCCCTAATGGTCGGCGGCTCGGGCTCGCTCGCGAGCTTGCTCCGCGGAAACGGGTTTGTCATCGTCCCGGAGGACGTGGAGGGATTCGACGAAGGGGAAGCCGTGGAGGTGCAGCTCTACGGAGAGGTGGCGAAGCGGCATGGCTGA
- a CDS encoding molybdopterin biosynthesis protein, which translates to MAERKIYRKLVAVDDVLPTIEKYVPLEPLGEVEASLQEAVGRVLSRNVYAPTNYPPYTRSLVDGYAVISEDVAGAYEDRPKELKLVGTVKTGETVLLRIGRGECAGVSTGAVLPYPADAVVPVEYTHARPGVVEIYRSVAKGENVDPAGSDIAEGEVLAWRGDIVTPSLAALLAAVGVSRVHVFRPVRVGVVPTGNELREPGEGLEYGQVYDSNSYLVYGVAKMLGADARIYPRAPDVLEEVEEAIHRALGENDIVVTIGGTSAGEEDLVYRVLSSLDPGLIIHGVKQRPGRPLAVAVHGRKLVLGLPGFPLSCLLSINLYLAPLIAKLQGARAHESRYVEAVVPVPMRGDPGSRVFVPCVIVERGGIYTAFPLAGHSGRVSALHLVDGYLVIPESDESLPSGSRARVLVSPFWRPFEANVIGSHDPLLQEVVAGLRSRDRVRLVSTGSLAGLQAVKSGVADVAGTHLLDPETGEYNTPFLKSLGLEGVVLVRGYLREQGFVYREDSVSSFSEVIEKGLKFVNRNAGSGTRALIDHLLKAEAGRLGVGFEELRERLQGYTWEVKTHEAVAYLVARGVADVGVAIRYAAERYGLGFTPIGFERYDLVVRKDSLGKQAVRELLDGFCSEGRRRASETRGYAVDSAMCETLEF; encoded by the coding sequence ATGGCTGAGCGTAAGATCTACCGGAAACTCGTCGCGGTTGACGACGTGCTCCCCACGATCGAGAAGTATGTGCCGCTGGAGCCGCTCGGAGAGGTGGAGGCGAGCCTGCAGGAAGCTGTGGGCCGCGTGCTAAGCAGGAACGTTTACGCTCCTACCAACTACCCTCCCTACACTCGCTCGCTCGTCGACGGCTACGCGGTGATCAGCGAGGACGTCGCCGGCGCCTACGAGGACAGGCCTAAAGAGCTGAAGCTCGTGGGTACTGTCAAGACGGGGGAGACGGTCCTGCTCCGGATCGGGAGAGGTGAGTGCGCCGGCGTGTCCACTGGAGCCGTGCTACCCTACCCTGCTGACGCCGTTGTCCCGGTGGAGTACACACACGCGCGCCCGGGCGTAGTTGAGATCTACAGGTCTGTGGCGAAAGGCGAGAACGTCGACCCAGCTGGGTCGGACATCGCTGAGGGTGAAGTGCTTGCCTGGAGAGGGGATATCGTAACGCCAAGCCTTGCAGCTCTGCTGGCGGCGGTGGGGGTCAGCAGAGTCCACGTCTTCAGGCCGGTGAGGGTCGGGGTCGTCCCCACGGGCAACGAGCTGCGGGAGCCGGGGGAGGGGCTGGAGTACGGCCAGGTGTACGACTCGAACTCGTACCTGGTCTACGGTGTCGCGAAGATGCTTGGGGCCGACGCGCGAATCTATCCCCGTGCCCCCGACGTCCTGGAGGAGGTCGAGGAAGCGATCCACAGGGCTCTCGGGGAGAACGATATCGTGGTCACCATCGGCGGGACATCGGCCGGCGAGGAGGACCTCGTGTACAGGGTGCTGTCCAGCCTCGACCCGGGCCTCATCATCCACGGCGTGAAGCAGCGCCCGGGCCGCCCCCTCGCGGTCGCTGTGCACGGCAGGAAACTGGTCCTGGGGCTTCCCGGCTTCCCCCTCTCCTGCTTGCTCTCGATCAACCTCTACCTCGCACCTCTGATTGCGAAGCTTCAAGGAGCACGTGCTCACGAGAGCAGGTACGTCGAGGCGGTAGTCCCCGTGCCCATGCGGGGGGATCCTGGCTCGAGGGTTTTCGTGCCCTGCGTCATAGTGGAGCGCGGAGGCATCTACACGGCGTTCCCGCTGGCGGGTCACAGCGGCCGTGTCTCAGCGCTGCACCTGGTCGACGGCTACCTAGTTATTCCCGAGAGCGACGAGAGCCTCCCCTCAGGGAGCCGGGCGCGCGTGCTTGTGAGCCCCTTCTGGAGGCCTTTCGAGGCTAACGTGATCGGCAGCCACGACCCTCTCCTCCAGGAGGTAGTGGCGGGTCTCCGCAGCAGAGATAGGGTGAGGCTCGTGAGCACCGGCAGCTTAGCCGGCCTCCAAGCGGTGAAGTCCGGTGTGGCGGACGTCGCTGGGACACACCTCCTCGACCCGGAGACGGGCGAGTACAATACTCCCTTCTTGAAGTCGCTGGGGCTCGAGGGAGTTGTCCTCGTCAGGGGTTACCTCAGGGAGCAGGGCTTCGTCTACAGGGAGGACTCGGTCTCCAGCTTCTCTGAGGTTATCGAGAAAGGCTTGAAGTTCGTTAACAGGAACGCGGGCAGCGGTACGCGAGCCCTCATCGACCACCTGCTGAAAGCTGAAGCGGGGAGGCTCGGCGTGGGGTTCGAGGAGCTCAGAGAGCGGCTGCAGGGGTACACGTGGGAGGTGAAAACGCACGAAGCTGTCGCCTACCTCGTCGCGAGAGGGGTAGCGGACGTCGGCGTAGCTATAAGGTACGCTGCCGAGAGGTACGGGCTCGGCTTCACACCCATCGGCTTCGAGCGGTACGACCTAGTCGTCAGGAAAGACTCCCTAGGCAAGCAGGCTGTGAGAGAGCTTCTCGACGGTTTCTGCTCGGAGGGGCGGAGAAGGGCTTCGGAGACTCGAGGGTACGCGGTGGACAGCGCGATGTGTGAAACACTCGAATTTTAA
- the rbsK gene encoding ribokinase encodes MERPQVTVVGSIHVDFFIRVPRLPRPGETVKGHGFLVKPGGKGANQAVGCGRLGARTYMVGKIGREFRELLLDNFRANGVGTDYIYLDDEVSTGVAFILLSDDGENMIAFDPGADYKLRPEDVRRAEDAVSGSKVLLTQLEIPLETVDESLKLAKKHGVLTILNPAPAAPLPASLLGRVDVLTPNRVEASMLTGIEVSDLATATAAVKKLLEAGVGSVVVTMGAEGALVATREAVYKVPAVKVKPVDTTGAGDAFNAGLAYGLAKGLPLLEAARLGNVSAALKVLRVGAQEGLPRLSELEEAASRFYQQTQPERVA; translated from the coding sequence GTGGAGAGGCCGCAGGTAACAGTTGTAGGTAGCATTCACGTGGATTTCTTCATCAGGGTGCCGAGGCTGCCGCGGCCCGGGGAGACGGTGAAGGGGCACGGTTTTCTCGTGAAGCCGGGCGGCAAGGGTGCAAACCAGGCTGTGGGCTGCGGTAGGCTGGGTGCGAGGACGTACATGGTGGGGAAGATCGGGCGCGAGTTCAGAGAGCTGCTCCTCGACAACTTCAGAGCTAACGGTGTCGGCACCGATTACATCTACCTGGATGATGAGGTGAGCACTGGTGTAGCTTTCATCCTCTTGAGCGACGATGGGGAAAACATGATAGCGTTCGACCCTGGAGCGGACTACAAACTGAGGCCGGAGGACGTCAGGAGGGCTGAGGACGCGGTAAGCGGCAGCAAGGTGCTGCTAACTCAGCTGGAGATACCGCTCGAGACTGTTGACGAGTCGCTCAAGCTGGCTAAGAAGCACGGAGTTCTCACGATTCTCAACCCGGCGCCCGCCGCCCCGCTCCCAGCCTCCCTGCTCGGCAGAGTCGACGTTCTGACGCCCAACAGGGTTGAAGCTTCGATGCTGACGGGCATCGAGGTCAGCGACCTCGCGACCGCTACCGCCGCCGTGAAGAAGCTGCTCGAAGCAGGCGTAGGCAGCGTCGTAGTGACCATGGGTGCGGAAGGCGCTCTCGTCGCGACGCGGGAGGCTGTGTACAAGGTTCCCGCAGTGAAGGTCAAGCCCGTGGATACCACAGGCGCTGGAGACGCTTTCAACGCGGGGCTCGCGTACGGGCTAGCTAAAGGGCTGCCGCTGCTGGAGGCTGCGAGGCTGGGCAACGTTTCAGCTGCTCTCAAAGTGCTTAGGGTTGGGGCGCAGGAGGGGCTTCCGAGGCTGAGCGAGCTGGAGGAGGCTGCATCTCGCTTCTACCAGCAGACTCAGCCCGAGAGAGTAGCTTGA